The genomic segment AAGGTATTGGCATCCTATTACTTTCGATTCCGCCATCTTTATTCAGATGAAAACGTACAGAGTTTGGACTAAGTTTATTATCGTTGTTCGAGTAAACTGCAGCAATTCGAAACCGATAAGTATGATTAGGCTGTAAATCAGTTACTTCGAACGACCGTACGTGATTCGGTATCTCCGAGTTCGCGGTCATCCATTTTGCTTGTCTGCCATTCATCTTCTGTCCAAGTTCGCGATAttgaactttgaaaaattgaatcggCAGTCCTGTGTTCTCAGGTACAGACCACCTAACCATCACGGACACGTCTGAGAGTCTGGTGACATTCGGTAGATTCGGTGGTACTAGCACAgctacaaatataaaaaatccgATAAAATCAACATGAAGTACCTAAGCAATATGTACGGTGCAACAAATTACCAGTGCCTTTACGCTTCCCTTCCTtactccttcttcttcctcctccccTTGTATGTTTGTGTCTTGAATTAGAGATTCCATAATCCTGTTTGGCTTCAGTCGTCCCAATATGTTGTTTAGGGTTCACTCTTAGCAAATTGCAACCGGAATGAGACCCATATTCGTTACTTGCGACACACTGGACAATTCCAGCGTGCTTTTTTTCAACCTCGGAGATAGAAAGACTCGAACCTTCGATTTCCACATTACCACCAGGCGTCAAAGATTCCCCATTAATTAGCCACTCAAATTTCGGTTGTGGTTCGCCCGTTACCGTGCAAGAGAGGTCCAATTCTCCACCTTCGGAGAACGTTGCTGCCTTCGGTGGCTTAATCACCTTTGGAGCTTCCATAACTTTTAGTATGATCACAGACTTGATGTTTACTCCATGACTACTCCATATACAATCATATTCTCCCCTGTCCGCTGATTGAacgttaattatcgttaaGCCCATCGCAGTTTTAATGGAGTTCAGTGGTAACGAACTACCTAATCTAGTCCACGTGACAGAAGGGATTGGGTAACCAGCGGCAAAGCATTCCAAAGTTACGTTTTTACCCCTCAAAACCTTGTACTCCGTTTGTGGTTGTTTAAGAAAGTATGGTGCTCGAAAACTGGTATTTGTGTTTACGTTTAAGATCGTCTTATGGTTACTCCGATATATCTGAGTAGTTATGTAATTTTCAGCAGTGCAGTGATAAGATCCACTGTCCGATACTTTAGCATTTTCAATGACCATGGTCTTGCTACCAACTAcgttaacattttttacaggATTATTATCTTTGTAAAACTCAACTATCGCCTCTGGGGCTGAGTAAGGCACAGGACAAGTGATAGGCACGGTATTCCCTGCTGGAACGTTTATAATGACTTCGCTCTTATCGGTAAACTTCTCTAGCGTAGCAAGCGTTAATCTTGCCGGGTCAGAAGCTAAACCACTCGAACCTAACAACGTAAAATCAAATCACCAAATTGTAACTTAAACATTGTGAaagatgttaaataaaatgaaatacaaaaatatttaccataAAATGCTATACAACGGTAATCTCCGGCTTTGGATTCATTGTCAAAGTTCACTACGTGCCTGGACGTTTTGCCACCGTTACTAGACATGTGGAAAACCTGCAACCACCTATCCGAACCTAATGGTCTATGGCGCCAGGAGAAACGTTCTGCCCCGAGATTCAAATTGCATTCAAAATTCACATCATCCCCTATTGGCGCGGCCAAAGGTTGCGGGTGTTTAGTGAAGATCATGCCTAGTTCTTGCTTCTGTCCtgtaatttatacgaataatttaattttcatagtattcaatttttgtagTCGCACGaaaatactattaaaaatgatacaaattgtaatataattgaacGTAATTAATCagcataaataaaatgatgtGTAAATACTTCCTTTAACCactgtatattaaaatgtaatgcatatcataaataaaaaatatgtaagacAAAACTGACCGTGTGCATGTCTGGCTAGGACATGAAGTAGGACCGTGATAACGGCATATAGAAAAAGCACAGGTCGCATCTTGACTCATTCTGCAatcaaagaaaacaaaaattagtaCAAGTTAGTCACATATGTCGCTCTCATTCTTATTATCCGTTTTTTAGTCTTGATTTTATTGGTTAAAAATGCGAGGCGCCGGtctcgaaagagaaagagagagggccCACTAAAATTAATGCCGGCCAACCACCACGTTTAAGTATAGAACATGGCGAGTTCACGTGGAAATAGAACGCATTCATTCTAGTTTTGATCATGGCTCGTCATTTCGGCACGAACGATCCCCGCTCCACCAAATGGGTCGCGCATTCCAGTCCCAAAGGGATACAGTATAACGCGATTTATATTCGTTTTCAAATGCGGTTCATTCTAAAAGCTTCTGCCGCGCTGAAGCTTTCAGCAATCAAGAGGATTCTCATAGAACAGTGGTGGAAATGAGATTGCGCATGAAATCTCGATTTTTATGACAACAGAGAATAACCTAACCCTAGTTAATATTAATGCTTCCCAGTTATATAGCCACtttctgtttatttaatatgactgtacatataatttattaatttctgccTTATTAGCTACAAAATGAATTtggatttatataatttttttattcttaatttaagaaaaaatattattgcattttattttgtaccgATCCTAAcacctcttctttctttgtaaTTCTGTCTTAGATTGCTTCTTAATTagtatcaatatttatttaataaatagcaGTTACAcaattttagtataaaatataaatataataataatattaattaataataataaatataaatataataatatggatatttatgcacTTAGAGAATTTCGATTGTACAATATGCACATGTTAAAGTACAATGCTTGTTTTAGAtggtgaaataaatttctatttaagtttcatttcttcaatgtaaaatatttgcagtaTACAATTGCGCTGCACTAACTGCTCGCCGCTATCTTTACCAATTCTTGGAACAGATTTCTTAGAGCGAGTCTCATATGTTAATATGTAAGATAACAGAACGTGTCAGTCTCAGGTAAGTATCCGTATctcatttgtaaaattgtactCATCAATGAAAGAAGATACTCCGCATTtcttagaaatataattatagctTTCTCTATAAGTAGTCTTTTAGCAAAATACTCTTTTTAACTGACTGATATCTGTACAAAACAAATATGGATGCGCGAAAGGCATTATTGCTGCTTCTACTTATGAAGATAAATCGacaaataatagaagaaattcCAAATTGAAGATCACACGAGTAAAAcatttctgttgattttatgTCACTCTGTATCACCTTATAATTAaacagaagaattttaataggaTACAAGTAGAAATGAAATGGCCTATTagagatttttatgcatttatggaaaatgtaaatgtattaaaatttcttataaatgcaCAAAAATCCGTAGtttatgtacaattatacaaaatatgtaaaatactcgttagaatatttagagaatgaaacaaatctctatatgaattcttcctttattagctctatttataaaaatatgaatttacataaatattcgtagTCTTCTTATCATGTTCTTTTTTCGTaatcttcaattatttttagaatttgttcgattgaatattaaaaagttacgaAAAAGGATATTGAAAGAAGCAGAAATGCAGAATCCATTTGCATCGTGAGAAACGAAGCCGACAGAGGTGCCACAATGACAACATGAAATTGACCATATACGGTGTCGAAAACCGTCGTTCATTGCGCGCACCGCTTTCCACCCACGTGCGAGCGGCTGACCGTCCTGAGTGACGATCAGAAAACCGCGCTGACACGTCCAATactaatagaaattatttgttgGCTAACATACGCGTCAAATGTAGGTAGATTCATTCATGGATTACGCTGTACCGTTCGCTTACATGATAATTTAACGCTTGAAATTAATACAGAGAATTTTCTGTTCCACAGAATGCTTACATGTTTCCTCAAACGTTCTTAATagatattatatgtatatgagtGCActaagagaaaaatttcactttcaatATCTTTGTTACTTAAATTAGTACTAATCTATTgagttataacataaatctGTCCTGTTTTCGTACATACATACCTATACATTTTATCGGAGACAAAAACAAGTGGACAGGtaatgaaaattggaaatacagtgctgatcgtaaatattagaacactagttgatatttaatacgaatttctcttttactctTTCTATCCTCtgtttgtattttatcataaatctgttttttaattcgtattaTATGTGTTtcataatgtaaaatactaaataaaataaaatttgtttacagtCCTTCAATGAATGTAACGCGTAGGTGTCATATTTATAGCCGGCAGTGTAGATATCAGTGACGTTTCGTCAAATACGGTCTGTTTAcgcaaaaatgtaaatattaacttcagttatttactaaataatatatatattataagaatataaataaaatttacatacataacACTAGTGCTAGTTCGATTAAACTTCATTGATACCTACCTCTGCTATACGACCGCTTATTTTTGTCACCGACTGTGTATTACGTATGTTGtgacaaatacaaaaatagaacgaaTTTATGTTACAACCCAATAACAACAAacagtaaatataataaaatttcatttatattagaaGTTCACTGATTCTTTTTACAACCTCTTTTCACttgtataatacaaatttatgcTTCAGccaaataaattcaattgataattcatttaatcgaATACAAACTGACATTTCATTCCAACAAATAGAATTCTGTTATCAAAGTAAAAGAATGGAACTGTACGAAAAATTTCTCACGAGGACTCACTGTTTGTTACGAAGAAATGAATTTACCGGAGGAGTGGTTCGAAGGATTGACGGTCGAGAGAGGAGGGATTTTTCATCGAAGCTGAAATCACAGGGACAAAAAGCACGCGTTCGACCCATTGGCAAGATAGTTGAACGTGTTTTATGCACGGGAGGACTCTTAACTTCTGGTTAAATGGTAGCATAAATGCCGGTGGTATGTAACAGGTGAGAAGGGTTCGAAAGAGGCTGGTTTCCGACGCTGGCTctcataaaaataaagaactcGAATTCCAAAGCAGTGGTTGTCAAGCCCCTGTGCCCCGCGCGCACCTCTAACCAACCTAACCTTACGGACGGGCCAATGCCACCCGAGTTACGCACACGCATAcaacacacacacgcacaagCATATAGCCAAACGAGAATTAGACTCTGTTCTACAACCTGTCGTTAATCAGGGAACAGACTCAATCCCCGAAATCCTTTTTGCACTCGTGATCCTCTCGCTTGATCAAAGATCACGATGTATCAGTGGAATTGAGTTCCACTTTCACGAACTCGCGACTCTTCTCCCGTTGGCCAAAATACAGAAAGATTTGAGTCCTCTTACACAATTACAGTGGCTTAAAATGTATTCGGACacttatagaaatatttttatcattttttaatatttattagacgtattatacaaaatattttatatagactTTTACATAGATTTATACTTCTATGACCAATGATAGCTTTTTGTTTCactaaaatgttaataatatttcaaaatattttacagaacacatctttttcttttaatttagtGTTATACAAATCGccaaaaaatttttctaactgaATGAGAAGATAGTGAGATTTTCTGTCACAGAGAATAAGAttgtatcgaaaaatatattgatctATACTACGatctttgtaaattttttgaaCTTCCTTTGATATTGCATTATATATccatttattaatgataatgaaCCTTTGATTTAATATAAACTTTCTTCTAGTAATGGTTTAATAAATCCTCTCGAACAGCTTTGAAGTTGTGTCATAATTTGAGAATAGAGTTGTGATTGACGTTACTTTTCCACGAGCAAACTCCATGGTATTCCGTTATGTGTAACAAACAGGAACCAGGAAGATCAGGTTCCCGTTGATCCAACGCATTTGACAAGTGGATCCTTCCTTTTGTTGATCGTCGATTAATCACGTGAACTTTTATTCTCTTCACTTCGTCGTGTTTCATCCCGATACAAGACACATGACTAACTTAACTTCCCTGCTCGGCATGCATGGCGATTGCTTAGTAAAACGAGCGACGAATATTTGGCCGTATATGTGTCATACGCTATTTTAATCTACTTCCCATAACCGCTACTTGTTCGCccattaacgttatatcttttaagtaaataaatactttatgtcattttatctttattgaTTAAACGATAacaatatttaagaaatagtAATGTTTTCCCCTAATAGTCATTGCTATTGTACCAATTATAAGTGGTTCAATTTGATGAGCTTTACCGGGAAGTTGACAATTCATCCGCATGACTACGCGTATCAAAATGCGTACGAAACTTTAATCAGAAAGTATGCAACGTATACTTAATGGAAGACATGCAATGAGGTtgtaaattaaagtattaatatatattagcGACATCAATAATGATTCCATGCATTTCACAGAAGTACTTTGACCATAAAAGCTATTACTCAATCAACCTACcaaattcttttataatacatgtattgcctgaaatataacaaattgtaTACGTCTAAAATCTTCTCAggttgtatacatataattctttttaaatacacaaaactacaaaggaagaaaactCAAAATTAACACCATACGATTCTGAACGAGGTATTCAGCtccttatctttttttatatgtcTCAAATTATTATCTCGGTTTTTAACACATATAAACTTGAATAACTCCGATTTTACGATCTTGCTATATCTCACTCAACAATAATGCATATGTATCTTATTACAACGCAGGCGCATTAAGTAGCGCGGTATCATCTGAATGAGCGTTTTCCGAATTGTCAATAGTTCTAACAattggtattattaataatactatgtaTCCGATTTATTCACTGCATTATCCACTGCAttcaaatttcacgaaaaataCTGGTGGCTCACCCCTTCCGGCAGGTGATCTCTCACAGCGACATCGCGACAAAAGTTTTCCATGACGAACGGTATATACAGGTCCCATTATATTTATGGTTTTACGGAATGGTGAATCAGAAACGTGagcaaaagaaataaaagaaaggcaAAAGATCAGTgacggaagaagaagaaaacaaaagtaaTAATCATGCTTGGCACACTCACCCTTTTCCCTTCGATCCAGCCGTACGATCTATACGTTTATCAGATCCTTTTGATTTTTCGCTAAATCGATCACAATTTTCCTCGTGAGAGGAAAACGGAGTGTCcgtgttaataattttcaccGATAAATCACTTCATCTTTTTCAGAGCGATCGCTACTAGGCTCACCAAGTTCGACCTCCTATAGAACACGACGCTTGGCGTCCACCAGCACACTGGAATGCAGACCGACAGGTTTTGAACCGCGATAAAGTATAGTAACGACGTGTGCTTCGATCTAGGTACTCACGTGCAGGTTGGTACATTGCGGTGCAATCACGTGACTCACTGCCATTTCAAATCTGACAATAAAGCGGATgtgttttatcaaaaattaaacaccataaaaatgatcgaatgtaaagaaaaagttaaaatttagTTTACATTATGAGTTTATAAATGACTTGGTTAACTTCAGGGTGATCATGAAGGAGAAATTTTTCACTGTAGGTTCAGATATCCTGCGCGATACGCTTCTGTACATAGCGCCACCTTCGAAATTCGAAACGCGCCAActacgattttataaataaaaactgtaTGTCACTTTTAATCAGcagaaagaattattaattattaatatgatagacgtaaataatttaagagttgaaatatagaaatatatattaatatattgtattcaaagtaacattaattaacaacaattgatctttgtcttcttctttcttacactttttttacgattaataatttctttcatgattatatatatattatatatataggtagTTGCATGTCGTAGCATGTCATTGAAAAGgatgcaaatttaaataaccaATTCTGCGCATGTTTGATTTTTTCACAttcttttcattaataaaGGTCTGTTTTGGTTacaatctaaaatattaaatattctttactcAATTATGTAAGCAAGGTCAAAAACTTAACAAACATTTTACAATGTATTCCGTTTTAAAAtga from the Bombus pyrosoma isolate SC7728 linkage group LG11, ASM1482585v1, whole genome shotgun sequence genome contains:
- the LOC122572487 gene encoding interference hedgehog-like isoform X1; its protein translation is MRPVLFLYAVITVLLHVLARHAHGQKQELGMIFTKHPQPLAAPIGDDVNFECNLNLGAERFSWRHRPLGSDRWLQVFHMSSNGGKTSRHVVNFDNESKAGDYRCIAFYGSSGLASDPARLTLATLEKFTDKSEVIINVPAGNTVPITCPVPYSAPEAIVEFYKDNNPVKNVNVVGSKTMVIENAKVSDSGSYHCTAENYITTQIYRSNHKTILNVNTNTSFRAPYFLKQPQTEYKVLRGKNVTLECFAAGYPIPSVTWTRLGSSLPLNSIKTAMGLTIINVQSADRGEYDCIWSSHGVNIKSVIILKVMEAPKVIKPPKAATFSEGGELDLSCTVTGEPQPKFEWLINGESLTPGGNVEIEGSSLSISEVEKKHAGIVQCVASNEYGSHSGCNLLRVNPKQHIGTTEAKQDYGISNSRHKHTRGGGRRRSKEGKRKGTAVLVPPNLPNVTRLSDVSVMVRWSVPENTGLPIQFFKVQYRELGQKMNGRQAKWMTANSEIPNHVRSFEVTDLQPNHTYRFRIAAVYSNNDNKLSPNSVRFHLNKDGGIESNRMPIPLLTNTEALSPHEVLLIWQNSDNSANIDGFYVYHRASTTVSDYIKTTVEGKDSFNITISHLQPDTTYEFKVQSFSVDAASEFSKILRQKTKRAVNTNEHANHDNKNDHGSNLTLDSRVRPADDKNVNMYAIIGGVLGGSTLLGSLTAIAVVYKRTKHKQSRESSQSEGKPITNGRVMNGGVTDSKINITSNPLAGLDTSEDIIQPKTGQQSPMEMASFLNGQNNSNNNHNNSDTAGTDQ
- the LOC122572487 gene encoding interference hedgehog-like isoform X4, whose amino-acid sequence is MRPVLFLYAVITVLLHVLARHAHGQKQELGMIFTKHPQPLAAPIGDDVNFECNLNLGAERFSWRHRPLGSDRWLQVFHMSSNGGKTSRHVVNFDNESKAGDYRCIAFYGSSGLASDPARLTLATLEKFTDKSEVIINVPAGNTVPITCPVPYSAPEAIVEFYKDNNPVKNVNVVGSKTMVIENAKVSDSGSYHCTAENYITTQIYRSNHKTILNVNTNTSFRAPYFLKQPQTEYKVLRGKNVTLECFAAGYPIPSVTWTRLGSSLPLNSIKTAMGLTIINVQSADRGEYDCIWSSHGVNIKSVIILKVMEAPKVIKPPKAATFSEGGELDLSCTVTGEPQPKFEWLINGESLTPGGNVEIEGSSLSISEVEKKHAGIVQCVASNEYGSHSGCNLLRVNPKQHIGTTEAKQDYGISNSRHKHTRGGGRRRSKEGKRKGTAVLVPPNLPNVTRLSDVSVMVRWSVPENTGLPIQFFKVQYRELGQKMNGRQAKWMTANSEIPNHVRSFEVTDLQPNHTYRFRIAAVYSNNDNKLSPNSVRFHLNKDGGIESNRMPIPLLTNTEALSPHEVLLIWQNSDNSANIDGFYVYHRASTTVSDYIKTTVEGKDSFNITISHLQPDTTYEFKVQSFSVDAASEFSKILRQKTKRAVNTNEHANHDNKNDHGSNLTLDSRVRPADDKNVNMYAIIGGVLGGSTLLGSLTAIAVVYKRTKHKQSRESSQSEGKPITNGRVMNGGVTDSKINITSNPLAGLDTSEDIIQPKTIRY
- the LOC122572487 gene encoding interference hedgehog-like isoform X2; this encodes MRPVLFLYAVITVLLHVLARHAHGQKQELGMIFTKHPQPLAAPIGDDVNFECNLNLGAERFSWRHRPLGSDRWLQVFHMSSNGGKTSRHVVNFDNESKAGDYRCIAFYGSSGLASDPARLTLATLEKFTDKSEVIINVPAGNTVPITCPVPYSAPEAIVEFYKDNNPVKNVNVVGSKTMVIENAKVSDSGSYHCTAENYITTQIYRSNHKTILNVNTNTSFRAPYFLKQPQTEYKVLRGKNVTLECFAAGYPIPSVTWTRLGSSLPLNSIKTAMGLTIINVQSADRGEYDCIWSSHGVNIKSVIILKVMEAPKVIKPPKAATFSEGGELDLSCTVTGEPQPKFEWLINGESLTPGGNVEIEGSSLSISEVEKKHAGIVQCVASNEYGSHSGCNLLRVNPKQHIGTTEAKQDYGISNSRHKHTRGGGRRRSKEGKRKGTAVLVPPNLPNVTRLSDVSVMVRWSVPENTGLPIQFFKVQYRELGQKMNGRQAKWMTANSEIPNHVRSFEVTDLQPNHTYRFRIAAVYSNNDNKLSPNSVRFHLNKDGGIESNRMPIPLLTNTEALSPHEVLLIWQNSDNSANIDGFYVYHRASTTVSDYIKTTVEGKDSFNITISHLQPDTTYEFKVQSFSVDAASEFSKILRQKTKRAVNTNEHANHDNKNDHGSNLTLDSRVRPADDKNVNMYAIIGGVLGGSTLLGSLTAIAVVYKRTKHKQSRESSQSEGKPITNGRVMNGGVTDSKINITSNPLAGLDTSEDIIQPKVGIYYSILRRLVFSSFSNWSRAVL
- the LOC122572487 gene encoding interference hedgehog-like isoform X3: MRPVLFLYAVITVLLHVLARHAHGQKQELGMIFTKHPQPLAAPIGDDVNFECNLNLGAERFSWRHRPLGSDRWLQVFHMSSNGGKTSRHVVNFDNESKAGDYRCIAFYGSSGLASDPARLTLATLEKFTDKSEVIINVPAGNTVPITCPVPYSAPEAIVEFYKDNNPVKNVNVVGSKTMVIENAKVSDSGSYHCTAENYITTQIYRSNHKTILNVNTNTSFRAPYFLKQPQTEYKVLRGKNVTLECFAAGYPIPSVTWTRLGSSLPLNSIKTAMGLTIINVQSADRGEYDCIWSSHGVNIKSVIILKVMEAPKVIKPPKAATFSEGGELDLSCTVTGEPQPKFEWLINGESLTPGGNVEIEGSSLSISEVEKKHAGIVQCVASNEYGSHSGCNLLRVNPKQHIGTTEAKQDYGISNSRHKHTRGGGRRRSKEGKRKGTAVLVPPNLPNVTRLSDVSVMVRWSVPENTGLPIQFFKVQYRELGQKMNGRQAKWMTANSEIPNHVRSFEVTDLQPNHTYRFRIAAVYSNNDNKLSPNSVRFHLNKDGGIESNRMPIPLLTNTEALSPHEVLLIWQNSDNSANIDGFYVYHRASTTVSDYIKTTVEGKDSFNITISHLQPDTTYEFKVQSFSVDAASEFSKILRQKTKRAVNTNEHANHDNKNDHGSNLTLDSRVRPADDKNVNMYAIIGGVLGGSTLLGSLTAIAVVYKRTKHKQSRESSQSEGKPITNGRVMNGGVTDSKINITSNPLAGLDTSEDIIQPKVGIYRATVADGNGIVS